Below is a window of Stigmatopora nigra isolate UIUO_SnigA chromosome 3, RoL_Snig_1.1, whole genome shotgun sequence DNA.
GGTCTCTTCCATTCATGCAAATGTAATTGataaaatgtacataaaatgtTCCATTATGTGACAAAAGCAAAAATTGATAGCTCAACAGTACTATATAGTACTTGATTTAGTAgttccatttttcaaaagtcaACCAAAACCTGACAAGTCCTGACCAATCAGACGTCCCGGATTCTGTTGTTTGATTTAAAATTGCTCATACACCCAATATTTATTCCTAAATGGGTCATATGGCACACTAAGGTCATCCACGGGAACACCGAGCGCTCTTTGCTTTTTCTCATACCTCAGCAATAAATCCTGACGGGCCTGCCAGAAGAGCACACATTTTCCCTATAAACAACATATAAATGGTTGCATGTAACAAATTTAGTCCACTGGGCAAAGGTCAACTAACCTTGGATATCTGGGATATTTTGTATTGCAACTCTTTAATGGATTTATTGCTGGAGTCTATTATTTCCTATGGAgtagaaagggaaaaaattaaataactttaattatttacattttatatatatatatttttttacctcaacACTGCTTATGTTGCTCTTGAGTTCACATTTTCCCAAATTGGAGCCTAATAAGAAAGTGGAGATGTTGGCTTGAGTGGTCTCCAAATTATCCAACAAGTCCTTGACTTTCTCCTCCATCTTTGCGTTCTTCTCATCTTCTTCCCGCTGAGCACTCTCAACGTGCCGAGAGAGGCTCGCACTCAGTTCATCTCGTTCCTGCTGAAGCTGAGAGGCAATTCAAGTAATAGTAAGAGAAGCTCATATGCAATGCattactttagatttttttttcacctcagTCAATTTCTGCTTTAGTTGCTCTAATTTTTCTTTCTGATCTTCAAGTTCCTTTTCTTTCATCTTTTCGATGGAGTCCTGTTGAAAGCTAAAGATCAAGCATTTGACAGCCACATTTAATGCATTGTTTCCCATTGATGGGGACACATGTCCAATATATTTGAACTCATGGCGTGTTTGACAGTGAATGAACATTCTCTCCTAAACACAAACTAATGTGAATTCACATCGTATCATTGGACAGCAGAAATTCCACTTAAGGGTAGTACAACATGAAATATGCCTACTTATGAagcagaatataaaaaaaaaatagaacctcTTTCCGAATGGGGTTCTTCATTTTTCTCTGAACGACATCAGTTTGTTCCTCAACTTCGAGGAGAAGCTTATTGAGACGTTTGTTTTCAGGTAGTACACGAGTCAAagtcttttccttttctttttgttttatcttTGTTTCTTGGATTAGTTTCTGGGAGatacatgtaaatattaaatggtcattttattgttaaaaGGATGAATGTCCTCACCTTCAACGAATCGTTGTGAAAAAGATCTCGTTCCATGGTTTGATTGAGGAGTGAGAGTGCGTCCCCAAATATTTTGTGGTGATCTGTGATCACAACACTGGTGTGACTATTCCATTGGGTCTCTCGTTCAatgatttccttttttctcATGTTGAGCAGCTCCTGGTGCAGAAGCTCCAGCTTTTCCCTGCAGCGAGCCTCTGTTTCTACTCAATTTTATGAACAAATTGACACAACGATTGAACTTGCTATGCCCATGATttggcaatgaaaaaaaaaaatcacacttttGCATACTTATGCTTGGATTTTTGACTCAAAATCTTGGCtacttgctgtttttttttcttggtctaAAGCAACTAAAACATGATTTTTGCAGCATCTGCTGAAATGTAATCAATAGCCATCATTTTGTGGCATatataaaaagttttaaaaagtcATACAGTCGCAAATCTTTTCTGGCAAGGCTCAGTTCATTCCCAGGATTAGATTTTAAGGTATACAGTATATTCCACAAAATAAGGCACATCTTCAAAAAATGGCCTTAAGATttgttacatatatatacagttgACTGGATTATAAAATATAGTAGCGTAAAGATTAAGCAATGGTTCAACTGCACTTTAACAAAATGTAAGTTATTTAGTTGCATCtaatagtgcggaaaatacggtatttaaaataattaaaataatttaaaaaaagcaattgcTCTAGTTTTACCTGTCAGTTCCTTCTCCCAGCTCGTTTTTGTTTTAGTCACTTCTTCATTGTGTCGCTGTGGACAAATAATTAAAGGGCTGGATAAGAAAAGTTCATTGATAATTATTAGTATTGCACCAATAGCATTTTTGATGTACCTATACGATGTTTTTGATAGATTTAAGAGATATCATTACTGAATACTCCCATGTAAAACAATTTCTTGGTCGTACAGAGTCAACGTTGGGGGAATAATCTATATTTCAAGTGGAAGGGCTTggcagtaataaaaaaaaaaagatttgattaCACCCTCTGACTCCATATTTATTGGACATCTAGTAGTAAAAAGCTATTTGGCATCTTGGCCAGGGgaaaaattgtatttgttttaattcatgtGCTACCATTGACAGCTGTAGAGGTCTAATTTATTTACGTGAGGGACGGCAGGCAGTGAATAAATGAACGTTCATTCTGTGTGTGATTGGAAAGTCAATCTCAAAAAGGGAAAATTTCTGAGTACTTAAGACATACTACTACTTTTAATGCGGTATCTGTACTTGGTATCGGTGTAATACTAATGAGAATTGATTGAAAAGTCAAAGTCATCCTCACCTGTTCTAGCTCAAAAACAAGTTGTTCAATATCCAGCCCGTGTTCTTCTATGGTGACGCCTGCTATTCTTTTGTGAAGCTCCTTTTCCAGCTCGGCTTGCTCTTTTTGCACGGCTTCCAGATAAGTTTGACGGTCTGATTGCAACTCAGAAATGCTGTTGCGGTGCTCAAACACCAGGTGCTTCATTTTCTGCTTGTGGAGCTGGTGTAACAAACAGAATGATGCCATAATTAATACATTTCCATTTCCATGGAGGCCACCCTCTTTGACCCTCTGACAAATGTACTTTGATTTCCAGCAGATGGCGGCCCGCATCCTCCTCAATCTTCTTCTCTTCATTTCTGAGTTGGGCCACGGCCTCCTCCAAATGCATTTTGGTCACATCCCAAAAGGAGTGGATCTTATCCCGCTCCAGCTGGAAGTAGTTCCTCTCCTCCCGTTCTCTATCCAGCTCTTCTCGCAGGATGGCAATGTGCTCCATCATCTGGAATGTGTGCATTTTGTAATCGCTTGGTCACGTAGATTAACTCACTGACAGCTCCTCTACATACATGGGCCTTCTAAAATGGCTTGGTTTACAAACATTATCAGAAAGCTATTCATTTGAACAATTTGTGGGGCACTAATATAACTCATCAGCTGGGGGCTAgatgtttaatccattttgatggAACGTTGGTTCATTTGCTcctgccagtcaaaatggtttggaGGTCTCGTGCTGTCAATAGCAATCAAACATGAGCATTTTCGAGCACTTTAGATTGATATTGGGTGCCATAATAGTAGTATGTAGTAGTACTATATCTCTGCTTTCAtacattatattcattcattttctgaaagggttgcagggggtgctggagcctatcacatcTATAATTGAGACTTGACATCCTATTTTCAGTTCTTTATGGGGTTTAGTTTTGGTTTTTTcttaattaacaaaaataaaagtttaaaaatgccCCATAAAGAGGTACCAGTACTGAATGGGAGCGTATTTACTTGGCTATGTTTTCTTTACGTCAAGTACAATCATTTTTTAtgcttaaaatgtattttgtcattGATATCTATGGTGGCACTTGGAGAGCAAGAGTCATTTATAACCACTccgcacaagaaaaaaaacatgtgacaCAGATCTGTTTCTTGTGGCATAGTTTTTTCTTCTGACCTGCTCCTTGGACAGCTCGTCCTTGGTGAGTCCATCTATGAGGGCAGCAGACTTGACCTTGGCTGACTTTTTACTTGCGCTTTTGTTTTTAGGGGGCTGGACAAAGTTAGCATGTTAGTCAAAATGCCATTTTGCTTCCCACTCGGGCTGTTCATGCTGATCCAAAATATGTTAAGCTCCTTACAAGTACAGAGAAAAAGATTGTCTCACCATTGTGGATGTACGTCGTTTGAAGATCTCAAGAAGGAGCGGCAAATTGGAGGAGCTTTAAACAGAGTTGCCATGGCAACGTTTTGCAGCCTGTTGGCAAACTTACCAGCAGGGGGCACTGCAGATGCTCACCTGGAAttctgtttaattttcttttgatttctcacaaaatattatatctagtaCAGAAAGTTGAGAAAGAAGGAAATACATGGACACCCCCTTGAATCTCATGAAATTTATTCGATAATAAATCTAATGTTCTAGAgtgaaaaaacattcatgcaaaaggaattcataaaatagaatttaaaataaGGGCTACAGATGAGGTCCCAGGGGTAAAACACGCCTTTGGCTCAGCTGGATTAAAAGAGTTCAGGCTGCCAATGGATTTTTGCCTCAAGGCACACTCTTGAAAATCCATCATTTAGTTCACGTTGGAAGGGAATTTTTGAGTTTTGGGAGCCTGGCCACCAATGTTGATTTGTTTGACATTCCAATTCCTTTTTGACACAGTGGGACTGATCGACAACCAGTGATTGTCAACACTTGGTGATAAACTGAAGTTAGTTCAAACATGAATTTGCATTGTCCTCTAGTTTCAGGGTCATAAATTTAATATCCTCAATTGAAATAGATTTGGCAATACACTATTAAGTTATCAAGACATACCTCCTGTTTCTccactttctttttcttcatgcATAAACTACTCAAGTTTTCATTGCATCTTTAGTTTTGTACAAGGATCTATTCTCATTTCTCAAAGAATATGCCACAAAAGTGTCGTAATGTAGTTTAATTTATTCAAAACCAATAATCAAATGCGAGAATATACAGATTTCAATGTCATCGTGCGACACGTCTTTATTCTGGCAAAGAAAGTGTCTGCTGTCATAACATCACGTGATGTAGCAGCGCTGTCAcgtgacttgtttttttaaggaagtCACGCGCAAGTGTATAAAAAGTAGCTTCTCTTACTCCGTCTACTACTTCTCTTACTTCCGTCAGCTTTTTGTTCCACCAGCACGCCATGGATCATTTTTTGCCTTTGGTTTTATCCGTGTCGGCGGTGTTCCAGCTCGGATGTTGGGCTCATTACGCCCCCGACGAGGTGACTCGGCTCCCCGGCCTGACGTTCAATCTGAACTACCGTCAGTGGTCGGGACACCTCCAGGCAAGACCTGGCAAGTTTCTACATTATTGGTGAGGAGCACCCACGGGCAAACACAAACTGGCCTTTCCTAATAGGGGAATAGTGGTAACAATTTCAAAAATGATGACGTGGATGAGCGGGTAGGGTGCCGGCCTCGCAGCCCCCCGACCTCGGGTTCGATCCCCGGTCGGTCTACGTGATTGGAGTGTGAGTGCTCTCTCTGATCTTGGGTTGGGTATTTATGGGTATCCTGGCTTCCTCCAACGTtcccacaaacatgcatggtaggctggttgaacacttaaattgcccctagttatgaatgttattgtccatttttttgcatatttgtgACTGGTATTCTGTACATCAGTGGGTTTTTCTAACATTACAATAACAAAtctgcttttttgtgtgtggtgcAGGTTTGTGACCTCTCAAAGGGACCCAGTCAAAGACCCGCTGGTATTGTGGCTGAACGGAGGACCGGGATGCAGCTCGCTGGATGGTTTCCTGTCAGAGAACGGACCTCTCCACGTTAGCAATCCCACTGTGTGAATAAAGTAACATAACACGCTGTTGAAGTAActtaagtttttcattttcttctcaGGTGAAAGACGACGGAGCCACTTTGTACGAGAACACTTTCAGCTGGAACAAGATCGCAAATGTGCTTTATATCGAGTCCCCCGCAGGGGTCGGCTACTCCTACTCCAATGATGGTAACTATGCCACAGATGACGATCAGGTGAGTTAGTCACTGATTTATTGACCTGCCTACCGTGTATGTCTGCCTTGATGATACAACTAATGGACAACTTCTTGGATGTGAAATGAATCAGCAACTGTGTTTAGAGGGGATCAATGCTTTCGAGATGTTGGTGaccagaagaaggaaaaaaaaacatgcctcatattagcaaatatttatttacattctttTAATTAACAATATAACTGTACAttcaatcaatgtattttatttgatcaacatttattgtaaatgtttttatatgttccgtaaatattgattttattattttaatttttatcaaaaaaactggggggaaaaaaatctgtaaatattCTCATCTTTCTGTAGTCTTcggaaaatacaaataattatctcaaaaatcagtcaaattaaGATATGAGCAAGCACGTGCTTTAATTTGGAAAGCAAAATATAGTAACATCGATAGCCAGTGTTCATAGTTCAACTTTTCTCAGTGCAATTTTGGTGCAATATTTCAATAAACATTGGCAACTAAACTGTAAAGTCTAGACTTACCATGTAATTTAAATATAAGACAACTAGTGGAATAACCACAATACCAACAACAGATTAATCTGCCATCAAAATAGTTATTTATGGCAGCCCTACTATACTGTGTAAGGAACTAAGACGCAACCATTTACACCTTGTGTTTAGGTGGCCGAGGACAATTACAGAGCCTTGCAGAGTTTTTTTGCCAAGTTTTCAACCTTCACAAGGAATGACTTTTTCATCTTTGGAGAAAGTTACGGTGGGATTTATGTTCCAACACTCAGCTTGCGAATTGCTACGGGAGACAACAATGTCAACTTTAAGGTACGTAATGTGATGTGTGTTACGTGATAAAAGTGTGGAGCTCATCATTAAGCGTATATTACCTTTTTTTATTAGGGGTTTGCTGTAGGAAATGGTCTCAGCAGCTATGCACTCAATGACCAGACTTTGGTATATTTTGGTTACTACCACGGACTGTTTGGAGAAGAGTACGTTTGTGTTTTAAttgatctcattggctgccgatCTCAGCAATATGTACACTAACATTGATGCACGTGTGCAGCCTGTGGCGTGATCTAAACATTTATTGCTGCGAGGGGCAAAGATGTGACTTTTCCAACTCCACTTCCCAGAAATGCCAGACGATggtatgtatagtatatatgcGACGCATGTCAAAAGTCCTCCTGTTCTAATCTTCCTTTAGGTCAGTGTGGCTTTTAATATAGTGTACAACAGCGGCCTTAATGAGTACGCACTTTACTTGAACTGCGAGGGTCGAGGTGGGTTTCACCCAGCTTATGAAAGGGCCATGAGTCACCTGTTCAAGAGCTACCGCAAACGCAGCAACGACGTAAGTGTGAGCACGCTCGCCCCCGGGTTTACGCAAAATTGATTTTGATGAAATTGTTTGTGTGAAGTTGGATTCAGACGGTTCGTCGTTTGACATCTCCCTGGGTGAGGTACCCCCCTGCATTAATAGTACGGCCCAAGTCAACTGGCTCAACCGGGGTGACGTGAGGAAAGCTTTGCATATTCCTGACATTCTGTCGAAATGGGACTTGTG
It encodes the following:
- the LOC144194768 gene encoding lysosomal protective protein — encoded protein: MDHFLPLVLSVSAVFQLGCWAHYAPDEVTRLPGLTFNLNYRQWSGHLQARPGKFLHYWFVTSQRDPVKDPLVLWLNGGPGCSSLDGFLSENGPLHVKDDGATLYENTFSWNKIANVLYIESPAGVGYSYSNDGNYATDDDQVAEDNYRALQSFFAKFSTFTRNDFFIFGESYGGIYVPTLSLRIATGDNNVNFKGFAVGNGLSSYALNDQTLVYFGYYHGLFGEDLWRDLNIYCCEGQRCDFSNSTSQKCQTMVSVAFNIVYNSGLNEYALYLNCEGRGGFHPAYERAMSHLFKSYRKRSNDLDSDGSSFDISLGEVPPCINSTAQVNWLNRGDVRKALHIPDILSKWDLCSDTVGRSYTNLYASVKDVYLKLLSLGLRALVYNGDTDMACNFLGDQWFVEDLGIEATTRYQPWHVDNQVAGFYQMYGNVTFLTVKGAGHMVPQWAPGPALHMFQSFLTNSSY
- the LOC144194579 gene encoding dynein regulatory complex subunit 4-like gives rise to the protein MPPKNKSASKKSAKVKSAALIDGLTKDELSKEQMMEHIAILREELDREREERNYFQLERDKIHSFWDVTKMHLEEAVAQLRNEEKKIEEDAGRHLLEIKLHKQKMKHLVFEHRNSISELQSDRQTYLEAVQKEQAELEKELHKRIAGVTIEEHGLDIEQLVFELEQRHNEEVTKTKTSWEKELTETEARCREKLELLHQELLNMRKKEIIERETQWNSHTSVVITDHHKIFGDALSLLNQTMERDLFHNDSLKKLIQETKIKQKEKEKTLTRVLPENKRLNKLLLEVEEQTDVVQRKMKNPIRKEDSIEKMKEKELEDQKEKLEQLKQKLTELQQERDELSASLSRHVESAQREEDEKNAKMEEKVKDLLDNLETTQANISTFLLGSNLGKCELKSNISSVEEIIDSSNKSIKELQYKISQISKARQDLLLRYEKKQRALGVPVDDLSVPYDPFRNKYWVYEQF